In Miscanthus floridulus cultivar M001 chromosome 19, ASM1932011v1, whole genome shotgun sequence, the DNA window AAGTTAAAATTATTTAACCTAGAATAAATCTAATACAACACGTACAAAAGACAGAAGTACTTGTCGAGTTAAGCCCCATTTGGTAAGGTTTCTCTGTGGCTTCGACTCTACGtaggagccctaccaaacggtTTTTCTAGGATGAATCGCTTGGAACCGTTTTTCCAGTAAAAAAGAAAAACCAGAGCTGTTTTAGAGAAACACTCCATGAGCAGAAGCCATACCGGACAAAACCTTAATAATGAGTGATGGAGCTCTCAATTACTTTAGATTTACTTTGCTCTTCCTTGTCGGGCACCCTTCTATATACGAGTAGATATGCGGCAAAATATCTCGATATCTCGAATTTGCCGTGCTccctttttttttttaatcttggAAAGCTTGGGAAAACCAGCTACGCCATGTCACGCCACGCCACGTTTTTATCTGTCCGTCGCAACTGCCAATGCATACGCTTTCAGAAACGTTTTGGGTAAGGAAAAGGAGAaatttcattatttcacaaattgAGATTCAATCAAATAGTCAAAAGTAATACCAACTTATAGAAAAAAAAAGTACTGTAATACCCATCATCACTCACAAAGTCACGGTTCAGCTTTGGCGTAAACTTCCGCGTAACAAGGAGGCAGGGACTGTTTGAATACCGTCCAGGCTGGCCACGCCTAAACTGCGGTGAATTATGGCGTACCGCACTTGTGGCGAGATTTTCTGCCGCCACACTTTGGTCAGATTGCTCTGTGACTCTGCTGTGGCCATCTCATTTCACGCGTGAACCAAACAGGAGCTCCAAAATCTGTGGTGAGCCACAGTCTACGGCGTGGCCGACTATGGCCGTAAACTCTGGCTCCTCTAAAAATGACTCCGGTTCTAGTTTCTCTGAAGGAGTAGTTCCTCTAGAGAAGCTAAAACCATTCTGGAAAACGTTTagcaaaacggctccttcgcactagacgacgtgaacccacagcaaggagccgcgcgaagctcgtttttgaAGCTTCTCTTGCATAGACAAAAAATGATTCTggctcttgaccggctccccatGCGGAGCCCTTTTCAAAAAAGTGTTTGGCACAGCTTCTGCAGGAACCGGAGCTGAAGGTATGTTTGGGACTGCTCTGCTCCACCTTTTGTAGCTCTGCTCCCCAACTTTTCTGCCAAACAGGTCCAACTCCACAAACTCTGCTCTCCAAAAAAGATGGAGTTTTGGTCCAACTCCATGTTTTTCGCAGAGCTCCTCAGAGGATACTCCACAAACCAGCGTTTCGTATGTCCTCATGGAGTTGGAGGTAATTACCCGCAATTGACACTCGTTACACAAATACCGTTTCGTTCTATTTCCTCCCGTCGCCCCCCACCCGACGTTTCGTTTCGTACGTCCTCGTCTCTTTTTCCCTGTGAGCCGCGACTCCGCCAGAGGAGATCCCGCGGATGCCGCCGGCCGCTGCCGAAGAGGGCGCCGCTGACGGAGGAGATCCCGCGGACACCGAGACTCTGCCAGGCCACCGCGACTCCGCCGGAAGAGGAGATCCCGCGGCCACCGCGgttgccgccggccgccgccggaggaggagctCCCGCGGCCACCGCGACTCCGCCGGAGGAGGAAATATGCTCGCCCCTCCCCCTTCCATCGTGAAGCCGCGACTGCATCCTCGGTCTCGCCACTGCGCACCGGATTACCTCGGTGCGTTGCTCTCCAACGGCGCGCTCCTCCGCAGCCGACTACTACCGCGGGGCTCAGGCAGCGAGGCTGCCATGGACGAGGAGCGGGAACTCGTTGAGCAATGCAGGCGCTTGGAGGTGCAGGTGAGGAGCAGTGGGGTGGACCAGTTTCTTCTCTGAACATACGCGTTGAGTTTAGTTTAGCCTCTGAATGGCTTGTTCAGTTCAGTTTAGCCTCTGAATGTCTTGTCACTTTGATTGCTTGCTGATTATTATTCTAGCAATCTATTGATTTATTTACCTATTGTGATTGATGCGTGAGTCGATGGCTGCACAATAGTAATGAACTGATGACTAATTGATGCGTGAGTCGAACGTGCAAATAATTACTAATAAAGCATAAAATATGTCAGGGGCATAAATATGTCAGGGGCGACTGTTTACTTCAAATATGTGGCTAGATCAAATGGCTCTACTGATGCACCATATTTATATCCGAAATATGAACTTTGTCAATTATCCATCAAGCGCTTTGAAATTTACGTGATAAAAGTATGGAATTATTTGACCAAAATATTTGTTTTTTACTTTTCTCCAATAAATTAAATGAGATTATAATATTTACACCATAtttgaattggtaaaaaaaatattCAATTACCCAAACAGGCCTAAACATCCCCAAGCCGTTTCTAGTGTTATGTACAGTACATGACAGTTCAGTTTTTGCAGCCGAAAAAGTCGCAGCGAGCAGACTGTGGACGAAACAGTCATGTCTCCTTTTGAGGTCTTTTGTTCTCCTATTAAGAGGATTAAGAGGATAGGGTCATTTACGGAACGATGAAAAGTTGGAGGAGACTATGACAcatgggacccacctgtcagtattatctttttattttttttctcctttCTTCTGTTTCTCTTCCCCGTCGCTCGTATCTCGCGGGATCGGACTCCAGCGCCGCCGTCCTCACTCCTCGCCCCCTACGCCGCCACACAAACCACCTCAGCTTCCCGCGCCACTGCCCTCGCCTGCCGCCGCACGCCTCCCGCGCTGTCTCCCTCAGCCCTCGgccccgcgcgccgccgccctcATCCTAGCCCCAGTAGTCTCTGAACCAAACACCATATCAAACACTGCCTCGCCGTTTCGGCAGCGCTGCCTCCGTCCCACTCTTCCGTTCGATTTGGTGGGCCGAGGTCACTCGCTCGTAGAATCGTAGTACAGCGCTTCCCGCACGGCGATGTCGGCGACGCCGCTGCCCCCGCCGGGCCCCGACGGCGCGGTGGCGCTCCCGCCCCCGCCGGGCACGGACATGACGGGGATCTGCTTCCGCGACCAGCTGTGGCTCGATACCTACCCGCTCGACCGCAACCTCGTCTTCGACTACTTCGCGCTCTCCCCCTTCTACGACATCACCTGCAACAACGAGTCCCTCCGTTCGCTCCAAATCCACCCCCTCGACATGTCTCACCTGACGTACAGCACTAGCTTGGCTCCCCATCTCCCACCAATTCGTCTGAATCTTTGGTTTGGTATTGGTATTCGATCCGTGTGGTGTTGTTGGTCGCAGGAAGATGACCGGGATGGAGTACCTTCTGAGCGAAGTGATGGAGCCGCACCTGTTTGTGATCCGGAAGCAGAAGCGGGAGAGCCCTGAGAAATCAAGCCCCATGCTCGCCTACTACATCCTTGACGGCTCCATCTACCAGGCGCCACAGCTCTGCAACGTCTTTGCCTCACGCATAGTATATCCTCGCTTCCTTCTCTTATGTTTTGCAATAGGATTCTAGGTTGTACATTTTTCTGATTGTCAATGCGATGAAAATGTTCTGCACACATTTGTTTTGTTAGTTTAGCCTTTCATTCTTTGGACATTTTAATTGGGCTATACAATGTGATTGTGTATTTTTGGTCATAGCGACTAGCGAGTTTTACTTGAACTGTTCTTGTAACATTGCAGAGTAGGGCTAT includes these proteins:
- the LOC136528278 gene encoding mediator of RNA polymerase II transcription subunit 6-like; translated protein: MSATPLPPPGPDGAVALPPPPGTDMTGICFRDQLWLDTYPLDRNLVFDYFALSPFYDITCNNESLRSLQIHPLDMSHLTKMTGMEYLLSEVMEPHLFVIRKQKRESPEKSSPMLAYYILDGSIYQAPQLCNVFASRISRAMHHISKAFTIACSKLEKIGNVETESDAVASESKTQKEAIDLKELKRIDHILSSLKRKIGAAPPPPPYPEGYIPPSAEQEKAPDDVAASEAPPQLDPIIDQGPSKRPRFQ